The genomic window CGGTGAGGAAGAAGCCATGGAAGCCGCAATTTGCTTTTTGGAGTGTAGACCGTATTTTTTCAGGTCAGGATATATGACCTCGGAGATTTTGCGTAAAATAAAGAAGGCTCCCTTGAGCGATGAGCAGCGGCAAAGATTGAATGCTGTTTTGTTGAAAAGGGAGGCGTATAGGCAAAAGAAGGTTAAAGCCGGGTAGGGTTGGCACTGCGCACCATATTCTTCTACCCCAAGGCCGCCTGATGGCCTGTAGTGGAAATAGCTTATGCCTCGTCTGATGCCAAACTTGCTATGTTGAAGGAATAAGTTGGTGATGAAAGATTTAAAGATGATTACTATCGAAATTAACGATGAAAGTGCGCTATATAAGGCGTTCGACATACTTCATGATGCACGGTTTTGTCTGCCCAAAGCGGTGTATAATCAGAATGATGGAACATGGAGTGCCGTATTTGAAAGGGAATATTTTGAGCAGGAGGGCGCGGTCAGGCAGGATAAAAAGTTTCTGTTTTTCAGACGCTATACGTTTCCGTTGGTGGAATGTACGGTGGTTTTGAGAAATCTATGCGATTTGCAGGTAAAAGATAAGTCAAACATCGAAAATTATATGTTTAATGAGATACAAAAGCATAAAGATGGATATAGCCTTGTCTTTTGCGAGGGAATGGAAATTGATTTGAAATTTAATAATGAACCGTTTGGCAGGTTGCAGGATATGCGGGTTTTGGAAAAGGAAGGAAGTATTTGGTCTTGGGGCAGGATGTTTAAAGACCTATAGCCTCGGCACCGCTGCAAGCAGCTTCTTCGTATACTCATTTTGAGGAGACGAGAAAATCTCCTCCACCGTCCCGTGTTCAACAATACGTCCGTCCTGCATAATCGCCACCTCGTCGGCAATATACTCGACAACCCCCAAGTCGTGCGTTATGAAGAGAAACGATATTCCAAGCTCCCTCTGTATGGATTTTAGAAGGTTTAGTATTTGCGCCTGCACCGAAACATCCAGGGCGCTTGTTGCCTCGTCGCAGATGATGAACTCCGGGTCAACTGCCAGAACCCGTGCTATCCCTATGCGCTGCCTCTGACCGCCGGAGAACTCGTGCGGATAGCGGCCCTTTGCATCTGCTGTCAAACCCACAAGCGATAGTACCGAATCTATTTTCCGCTCTGTCTCGTCATTCGAAAGCCCGGGCTTAAGGCTTCGTATGCCTTCTGCAATGATATCTCCGGCTGTCATCCTCGGGTTAAGCGACGAGTACGGGTCCTGGAATATGATTTGTATCTTGCTCCTGAAGTTTCGAAGTTCGTTCTTAGCGAGCGCCGAGATATCCGTATTGCCAAAAAGTATTTTTCCGCCCGTGGGCTCGATTAGCCTTAGTATGGATTTCCCGGCAGTTGTCTTTCCGCACCCGGACTCTCCCACAAGCGCAAGGGTCGAGCCCTTTCTTACGCTTATATCTATGCCGTCAACCGCCTTTACGTGGCCCTTTGTGCGCTTAAGAAAGCCCTTTTTAATAGGGAAGTGCTGTTTAAGCCCCTGTATGTCGAGTATCGTCTCCTTTGAAGTTGCCGCTGCCGCTGGCTTTGGGGGTTCCGTCTTCTCCGTTACGCCAACAGGCCGCGCTTTATCCGATGCCATGAATTCCTTATCAAAAAGATGGCAAGCTGCCGTATGTCCTGCCTCTACTTCCAGCAGCAGGGGCTCAGCTGCCCTGCACCCGGCCATTTCCTTATCGCATCTGCCGGCAAATCGGCAGCCTGCTCCGTAATCGGTCGACGCGGGCACTGTGCCGGGTATTGTGTCGAGCGCTTTGCCGCGCTTCACGGCAGCAGGCATGGAGTTAAGAAGCTTTACTGTATACGGATGAAGCGGCCTTTTGAACACATTCTCGACTGGTGCGAGTTCCACTATTTTCCCTGCGTACATCACCGCAACGCGTGCGGCGTTCTGTTTAACAAGCGCCATGTTGTGCGTTATAAGGAGCACTGCCATGCCAAGCTCTTTCTTTAGCTCGGCGATGAGCTTTAGTATTTCCTCCTGTATGGTGACGTCGAGCGCGGTCGTTGGTTCGTCGGCGATGAGCAGATCCGGCCGGCAGCTTAGCGCCATGGCAATCATCACGCGCTGGCGCATGCCGCCGGATAAGCGGTGCGGGTATTCATTATACAAGGTGTCGGGGTTGCGCATCCTGACCTTCCCGAGCATCTCGATTGCGATTTTACGCGCCTCATCCTTGTTTTTCCCCTGATGCAGCCTGATTGCCTCGGCTATCTGCTCGCCTATCGTGAACACCGGGTTCAAGGACGTCATCGGCTCCTGGAATATCATGGAAATTGACGCGCCGCGGATATCCCGTTTTTCAGCCTCTGTAAGCCTTGTTATTTCCTTGCCGTTTAAGAGTATCTCGCCTTCGGCTATCTTTCCGGACGGCTCTGGCACGAGCTGTATTATAGAGAGGGCTGTCATGGACTTTCCGCACCCGGACTCTCCGACGATTGCGAAGGTCTCGCCCTTTGCAATATCGAAGGACACGCCGTCAACGGCCCGCGCAGTGCCAAAGGGCGTGTCAAAGTGGGTCTTTAGGTTTTTTACTTCTATGACAGGCTTCATTTTCCTCTGCCTTGTCTAAGTTTCGGGTCCAGCGAATCACGTACGCTATCCGCAAACACGTTTGCCGGAAGCACAAGCGCGAACATGAATGCGAATGCAGCAAGGAGGTTCCACCAGACAACGGGCTCCCTCGATAGCTCGAGCCTGGCTGTGTTTATCATGTTACCCCAGCTGCCTGTTTCCGGGCCGACACCAATGCCTATGTAGCTAAGCACTGCCTCTGCCAATACAAGTCCGCTAAACTGCAAAACGAATGTTATGAGCACAAGGTGCAGCACGTTTGGTATAAGGTGCCTTGCGATTATTCCTGCGTTGGATACGGAGAAGGCGCGCGCTGCCTGCACGTATTCGAGTTCCCTTAGTTTGAGCGTCTCGCCGCGTATAAGGCGGCAGAGGTCTGTCCATGAGGTTATTCCCATGATGACGCAGAGCCAGAAAAGGCGGTCGTTAAAGACGAACACGCCAAGCGATATTTCGTCCTCTGTTACAAGCCCGCCCTGGTAGCCCTTTGTGCCGAAGAGAAGCATGAAGGCGACGATTAAGAGTATCGAAGGTATGGATGCAAGGGTGGTGTAGACGTATTGTATAAGGTCGTCTGTTATGCCGCCAAAATACCCGGCGAGAACGCCAAATAAGAGCGCGAATGGCACCATGAGAAGTGTTGCTCCTGTGCCGATGACAACGCCTGTTCTTACTCCCTTTAGCGCCATGTAGAGCACGTCCGTGCCGACCTTGTCAGTGCCAAGCAGGTGCGAGCCCGGGTGCTTTAGAGCCGGATAATCCCTGACAGTTCTTCCGTCCGCGAGAGTCATGCTCTCCTTTGCAAACGATTTTCCGGCAAGCGGAGCGGAGAAGGTCTTTTCCGTGTTGGTTCTAAGCCCTGTAAACACCCTGTCCAGAATCGAGAGCGCCTCTGCCGAGTGCAGCGCGCCTTTTGCGGCATCGGTATTTTCAACGCGGCTTCTCCAGCGGATAGAGTCGGCAAGCGCTATCAGGGCATACGCTGCCAGTACGGCAAGGGCAATCATTGCAAAGCGGTCTTTTCTCACGTGGCCCCACACAGAGGCCGCAAGCCCCGTGCCCCGCCGTGCCGAAATGGCGAAGTAAATGACAGCTGCCGCGAGCGCGTAAATCAATATGTCGGTTATAAGGATCGTCGGCATGTTATTCGAGCCTCACCCTCGGGTCGACGAGCGTGTAGCTTATATCGGTCAGTATCAGGCCTGTTATGTAGAGAAGCGAGCCCAGATACACCATGCTCCTTACTATCGCGAAGTCCTGGGCGTTGATTGCGTCTATCATGAAGCTTCCAAGCCCTGGTATCGCGAAGAAGTTCTCCATGATGAGGCTTCCGTAGAAGAGGAAGGGAAGAGAGACGACGACGTTAGTAAGCACCGGTATCATCGCGTTCTTTAAAGTGTGCTTAAAAAGCACGGCTGTTTCGGAAAGCCCCTTTGCTCTCGCAGTGCGCACGAAGTCCTTTCCGAGCTCTTCGAGAAATACTGTTCTGTAGAAGCGTACGCTGACTCCTACGGCGCCGACCACACCCACGATGACCGGAAGGAGCACGAACTTCAGAGCGTGCATGCCCGAGTCGTAGCCGGAGATGGGCACGAGCTTTAGAATTTTACCAAACATGTATTGCCCGCCGATGATGTAGAAGAGGGTTGAGATGCTCATTGCGGCAACGCACACGACAACACCCCATCTGTCTATGTAGGTTGAGCGCATGAAGGCGATTATCATGGCAAGGGTTAGTTCTATGAGTATGGCAAGGATGAATGTCGGCACTGCGATTGCGAGGCTTGGCCACATGCGCGTTCTTATTTCCTCGCCGATTGCGACGTTGTTTCTATCCGACCTGCCGAAATCAAGCCAGAGTAACGGCGCCGAGCGCTGCACGAATATGGTTTGCGTGAGAACGGAAAGCCCGCTTTCCTTCGTGTTCAAGAAGAGCGGCAGGTCGTAGCCGCGCTCTTTTTTCCAGTTGTCGACTAATTCCGGCGTAACGTTTTTCTCGCCAAGCATGCGGCGCGCGATGTCGTCAGGGGTGTTGATGTAGAAAAATAAAAGCGCGGTTATGACGTTAACCCCGATTATGATGGGCACTGCGTATGCGAGCCTTCTAAGTATGTATTTTAGCATCGCGTCAGTTCCTTTTTGCCTGGGCGCCGAATTTTTTCTTCACGGCCATTATGGCCGGGAGCGCCGATATCACGAGAAGCAGAAGTACTGCGATTACCGGCCACACGACCGGGCGGTTCCATGCATCGCGCATCTTTGCGCGCTCTAAAGCGTCGAGGCCGTAGTATTTCATCTCGTTATTTGCCATGGCGTTTGGCTTATAGTTTCCTGCCCAGCCGTGCTTCAAGGTGAAGCTTACCGGATGGTATCCGAAGGCCCATGGAGCGTCTTCTCTCGCTATTTCATTCATGCGCCGTATTATCTCGAGGCGCTCGCCTGAGTTGTCCATGTTCTCCATTATCTTAAAGAGCCGGTCGAACTCGGCGCTCGAGTAGTTAGCGCCGTTCTCGCCCTTGAACTTTACCTTGCCGTTTGGGCCGTAGAGTAGGAACATGAAGTTCTCGGGGTCCGGGTAGTCGGCGTTCCAGCCCCAGAAGGCGAACTGGAAGTCGCCGTTCGTCATTTTCTCCTGAAAGCGGTTACCGTCGGTCGTGCGGTTAACGAGGCTTATGCCGAGCTTGGCAAACTGCTTTATGTACCAGTTTATGTGCTGCGCGGATTCGGCCCCTGTCCATGCGTTGTCGAAGGTGATGGTGAGGGGGCGGCCTGTCTTATCGCGGCCGTCCGGGTAGCCGGCCTCCTTTAGAAGGCGCTTTGCCTCGTCAAGGGATTTTCTCTTCGGCCTTTGCAGCGTAGCGTCCCATTCATGCGTTAGCGGGTTAATGCCCGCGCTGCCCTCTTCATACCCGAATATTTTGGGCGGTATCGGCGTCATCGCCGCCACCCCTCTGCCGTTTGTGAATATCTCAATGAATTCTTCCTGGTCAAGGGCAATGGATATCGCCCGGCGAAGTTTCTTCTTTTCTTCGGAATATCCGCCAACTGTCTTATCGTTCATGTTGAAGATGTGAAAGTAACTGCTTGGCTTTACGAGTGTAACAAGGGCGATGCCCTTTTTCTTCATCTCATCAGATGGCTCGACTACGCCTTTACCGCCAAAGGCCACTGCGGCATCGAAGCTGTCGGAGGTTATGCCCGAGAGGTCGTAGTAGCCCTGCAGGAATTTATTCCACCGCGGAATCGCCTCGATTTCGAGCTTCATCACTATTTTGCTTACGAGCGGGAGCGGTTTGCCCGCGTCTTTAAGAAGCCCTGCTTCCTTATCCCCGGCCTCGCCCTCTGTTGGGTAAAAGCCGTTTGAGTAGTGCGGGTTTTTCTCAAGCACTATTTCCTTTCTCGGGTTGAGCGTTTTCATGAAGTACGGGCCCGTGCCTATGGGGAAGCGGTCGAGGGTGATGTTCTTATCGGCAAGCGCAGGCTGATTGTAGAAAACGTCTGCCTCCTTCGGCATTGGCGCGAAGAACGGCATCGCCAGCCAGTACGAGAACTGCGGGTACTTTCGCTTGAGTATTATCTTGAATGAATGCGTGCCGGTTTTCTTTAGCCCCTTGAACTCGTGCTTTGAGTAGTCGATTCTTATGGGATTTTTCTTTTCGTCCTCTGTCCTGTTGTATGTTGCTCCGGCTGCCTTTTTTCTTTCCTCGCGTATTGCCTTTATTTCCTTCCCAACAGAGGCCGAGAATTCGTCGAACCCGAGAATGTATTGCGACAGTATCGGCGCAATCGGCGAGCCTATCTTCGGGTCCGCAAGCCGCATCACTGCGTATATGTAGTCGTCTGCCGTAAGCTCGCGCGTTGCCTTGAGCTTAAAATCGTCCGGGCCGTTTATGCCCCTTAGCTCCGATGCCTTTATGTTCGCGTACACGGGCGTAGAGTCCGCGTTCTTTGCAAGTGCCGGGTGGTCCTGGTACATGAGGCCTTTTTTGATTATAAGGTCGTACTCTGCCCTGGCAACTGCCTCGGGCGTTGCATTGCTGCCAAGCCTTTTGCCTGCCTTGTCGTAGTACGCGGGCTCCGGAAGCTTTGTAAGAGTAAGGGGTATCAGCTCGTACGGGCGTTTAAGGTAATGGTATTCGAGCGGGGGTTCGTATATCTGCGCGATGATTGCGTATTCGTTTTCGCTGTACGATCTGGCCGGGTCCATGTGCTTTGGGACCTCGTCGAAGGTCGAGTAGAGGGTGTTCTCGTGTTTTTCCTCGCTTCTGTACGGGTTATTGGGCGTGCAGCTATTTAGCGCCGCAAAGGACGCGATTATTATGATGAGGCGTATTTTGGATGAAATGCGCATCGTGGCTTTAAAGCGTATCACAGGGGTTTTTTGGGGTCAAGAACGAGGGTAAATGCCAAAGGCGTTTTTATTTCCCAAATAACGCTATTATGGTAAAATCAAGGCCTGTAATCTTCTATAAAAAGGAGAACGCGTATGTATGAACTTACGATAGAAACCCATTTTGCCGCGGCGCATAACCTTAGAGGCTATGAGGGCGCGTGCGAGCGGCTGCACGGCCATAACTGGAGGGTCGAGGTCATGGTCACGGCAGAAAAGCTCGATTCGATAGACATGGCAGTGGACTTCAAGATACTAAAGAAAAAAGCAAACGAGGTCGTTGAATCGCTCGACCACCGCTACTTAAACGAGATTGCTCCGTTCGATAAGATAAACACCACTGCCGAGAACATCGCCCGCATCATATACGAGAGGCTTGCCCTTGCCATAAACGACGGCAATGTGAAGGTGGCAAAGGTTAGAGTTTGGGAGAGTGAGAAGGCGGCGGCAGCGTATTCTGAGTAGGCTGCGTCGAGAGGCATCTGTGGTTGTACGAAACCGGCGATTTTGCCGGCAGGCGTGACGCCTGCACCCGAATGTATGGAAAAAGATATTGTTCCCTGGATATGCCGCGTATGCGGCAGTGAGTTCGAAGAGCTGGGCGGCGGTATTTGTTGCTGTTGTAAAAAACCTGTTTGTAGAAAGTGTATTGTGCCGGAGCGCGGCAAGAAGGGCAGCTTGCCCAAAGACTTTAAGTGCAGCATCTGCGCGTCTGGCGGCGGCAAGGTCTGAATCAAGTTCAGGGTCAACTTGCGGGTTTGCTGGAGTGGTCATGGGCAAAAAGAAGAGTATCGGATGGATGACATGGGTTGGCGGGGCTCTTGTAGCTTTCGTGCTGGTGCAGTTGTGGATCCAGTGTATCTCGCTTTTTAAGTCCGCCAATTATTTTGGCTATAAAAATCATTATGGCCAAACGGTCGGCCCTATGGTGTTGCTTATTGTTTTGCTTATAGCGACACCCCTTGGTATCGTTATGGTATGGAAGCATTTTTATGGAAAACGCCGTAAGCCGGATTAGTGACTGGGTCAGAATAGCGGAAAGAGGAGGTTGTATGAGAAAAACGGTAATATTTGCGGCAGTTATGTTTTTGGCGTGCGTTTGGTCTGTCCCTTCTTATGCCGGGGATGATTGGTTAAAGAAGGGGCTTGAGAAGGTAGGCACGAAGAAAAAGGGCAGCGCCCCGGCCGAGCTTTCGGAAGAAAAGGTCATTGCAGGCTTAAAGGATGCGCTAAAGGTCGGCACAGGTAATACCGTCCAAAGGACGGGTAAGGAGGACGGGTACTTCAAAAACCCGGACATAAAAATCCCTATGCCGGAAGAGCTTAAAAAGGCAGAGAGTGTTCTTAGAAAGACAGGGCAGGGTGATAAGGCAGATGAGTTCATACTTAGTATGAACCGCGCAGCCGAGGCCGCGGCCCCGGAGGCAAAGGCCATATTCCTGGACGCGATAACGAAGATGACCTTTGCGGACGCAAAAAAGATATATAAAGGTGACGACACTGCCGCAACCGAGTACTTTAAAGGCAAGACAACCGAGCCGCTAACCGCCGCATTTACGCCGATAGTAAAGAACTCGACCAACAAGTACGAGGTAACGAAGAAGTATAAGAAGTTCGCCAGTAAGAACGAAAAGCTCATAAAGCTTGCCGGAGGTAAACCATTCGACCCGGACGAGTATGTGACGAAGAAGGCGCTCGAGGGGCTTTTTAAAATACTTGGCGAGGAAGAAAAGAAAATCCGCAAAGACCCGGCAGCACGGGTGACCGACCTGTTAAAAGAAGTTTTTGGGCGGTAGGGTGGTTGTATCCCCCTCTCCCCTTTGGGGAGAGGGGATAAGTTTGTTGGATTGGTATTGTGCTTCGCCAAGGTAGAAAGATTTTATACGGTAGTTGTTTGACCTATACATAAACCGTCAAATTGCGTTGATAGAGGGGATAAATGGTCATTACTAAAATAGTCAAGGTGATTTTTTTGTCGCTGCTCCCGGTGTTCGCATTGGCCTCTGTTGCCCATGCAGGCGGAGTGGTTGTCGAAGGGGTGTATCCTGCCGTAAAGCAGGAAACGCCGCAGGTTGCCGAGAAACGCGCTTTGGAAAACGCAAGGAGGCAGCTGGAAAAACATGTCGAGCCAAGGCTCAAGGAATATCTGAAAGGTAAAAATATTACCCTTGATGCCGCGCAGCTCAGGATGTTTTCATTCTTTATAACGGATATTGCGAAGAGCAGCGTTGAGACGCGTAGCAGCGAAAAAGGGCTCGAATATGTGGCCACGGTCGAGCTTAAGGAAAGGGATTTTTTTGAGGTCGAATGGATGATAGAGCGGCGTTTTGAGCATTATGGTCTTTATGCCGATGACTTTGATTTTATACTCAAGACTTATGCGAAAAATCAAAAAGAAACAGAGGCAATAAAGTCAAAACTGCAAAGCGACAAAGGAAACGGTGAGGCATTGAAAAGGCTTAAGGCTCTGGAGCGTTCATTCGAGGGTAACTACCTTCTGGAGCTGGGATTTTGGTATCAGATAAGAGCGCAGCATGTCGAGGCTGTCGATGTGTTGCGTGGAGCACTTGAGCGCGATAAAAAGAATTTGCTTGCATATGTATATTTGGTCAGGGCGTACGATGATGGGAAAAAATACGCGGAAGCCAGGGAGTTTATAAAGGCGGGTTTCAAGGAGTACCCTGGAAGCGCAAGGCTGTATTGGGAACGTGGGTACGTATCTTTGGAAGAAGAAAAGTATGAAGATGCTATAAAGGATTTTACGATAGCGATAGAAAAGGCACCACAATATATAACTTTGTACGATAATAGGGGAACGGCCTATGCTTATCTTGAAAAGTATGATTTGGCCATCAAAGATATTTCCGTACTTGTGGATCGGCTTGGAAGCGATGCCGGTTTGCTTGCGCTAGCTTATGCGGTACGCGGATCTTTTTATGCGAAAAAAGAAATGTATGATAAAGCCTTGGCAGATTTCGATAAGGCGGTAAGACTGGCCCCAGGTGATCCTTATATTTTGTTTGGCAGGGCGATGGGTAATATTGTCGCAGGTCGTAAGAGCGCTGGAAAGGTTGATATGAATACTGCACTTGAAAAGAATGAATTTGGGGCGTTTATTTTGCTTGGAGGAGAATCTGCCGGAGTAAAATTGCCGGTTATAAGGATTATGGAGCGCGTAAATGAGTATGTTGCCACACAAAAATATTCAGAGGCCATTGAGTTGTTAAAGAAAGAAAAGCGAGGAGTGTTTTTGCCGCTGGATTTGATGTTGCCGCGTCTTTATGTCGTTTTGGGGAGAGAAACGAATGAGCATATTTTGCAGCTTCTCGATACTATAGAGTTCATGTCGCGTCCTTATAAAGAGTTGCAATTGGGGCGGTATCCACGGATGGAAAAAACTTTGACGACACAGTTTATGTCGGTTGATTCCGAGGTGGCCTATTTAAAGATGATAGTATATGCCAAGAAAAATGACTGCGAAGGCGCTTTGAAATATGGAGAACGTTATTTAGGTATTCCTGTAGAGAATAAAGTAGTAACGAGTGTTAAAAATGCTTATGCTGTGCTTAGTGGCTGTAAGGAGGCTGCTGGAGACTTCGAGAGCGCATTGGATTATTTTGCGAAGGGATATGACACGGAAGGTGTGTCTGGAAAGGAAAAGGTAGCCATTGCGTTGCGTGCCGGAAATATTAATTTGCAGCGTAAAAATATAAAAGAAGCCATTCGTTGGTTTAATATGCCGCTACAGGACAAGTCGGTTTCAGGACGGGCCGAGAGAGATTTCTTTTTGTCTGAGATACGGTTGAGAATCGATGAGAATGGTTTGTCGGATAATAAGGAACTAAAGGCCTTTCTCGAAGATATAGGAAAAGAGTAGCGGTAATATATGTCGAATTCATTGTAAGAGAAGACGCTGGATTCCCGCCGGAGTTTACCCCGTACTTGATACGGGGCGGGAATGACAACGTGAGATTGCTTCGCCGCGTTGCGGCTCGCAATGACAGCATCAACATTCGGGTGCAGGCGTCACGCCTGCCGCAAAATCGGCGGTTTCAAGAAAGCGGCATTATCCTATATTGAAAGGAAAGGCACGTTATGCCAATAAAAGCTAAAAAGTATGCAAAGCCTTTGAAAGACGTCCAGAGTTTGCCGGACGCGCGGAACATCGATATCAATAAGGTGGGCGTCAAAGACATCCGCTACCCAATCGTCGTGCTCGACAAGAAAAACAAGAGCCAGCAGACAGTTGCCTCGGTGAACATGTATGTCGATTTGCCGCGCCACTTTAAGGGCACGCACATGAGCCGCTTTGTCGAGCTTTTAAACGAGCACAGGGGCGAGATAACGGTAAAGAAGTTCCCCGAGATATTAAAGCGCATGAAAAAGCGTTTTGACGCCAACACCGCGCACCTCGAGGTCGAGTTCCCGTACTTCATCGAAAAGGCCGCGCCTGTGACGCGCGCAAAGGGCCTGATGGAGTACCGCTGCCGTCTCTCGGGCTCTCTTGCCGAAAAGCATGATTTTGTCCTCGAGATAAGCGTTCCTGTAAGCACTCTTTGTCCGTGCTCAAAGGAGATAAGCGAGAGGGGCGCGCACAACCAGAGGGGCGTTATACGCGTAAGGGCGCGTTTTACGAAGTTCGTGTGGATAGAGGATATAATAAAGGCGGTGGAAGAGTCGGCAAGCTCGCCTGTTTATTCGATACTAAAGCGAGCCGATGAAAAGTACGTTACCGAGCGCGCCTATGATAACCCCATGTTCGTCGAGGACATAGTGAGGGAGACCTCCATTAACCTCGGTAAGCTAAAAGGCATTGCGTGGGCCTCGATAGAGGCGGAGAACTGGGAGAGCATCCACAACCACAGCGCGTACGCGTACCTCGAGACGGATTATACTTCGAAAAAAGGCAGGTAGGCAGGAGCGCTTAAGCGGCGCTGTACTAGATGCTTACGCCGAGGACTTCTCTTATTCTGGCCTTCAGGTCGTCGCTCCATGTCTGGCTGGCTTTTTCAACAAACCCCTTTACCTTCAGATCGAACCACCTGCGGTCAGCGATGATGTCGTCGTAGAGCTGCTTCTCGGAAGTCATTATTGCCGGGGTGGCCTTGCCGCTAAATGCCATGATGCGTTTTAGAAGCGATTCTCCGTCCGCGCCCGGGATGTTTTGCAAATAGAGGTCGGATATTATCAGGTCGTACTGTTTTCTCTTCGCGAGCTCTATTGCATCGTCGAAGTTTTTGGCTATCGTAAGGTTTATGTTCTCGGCCTTGATTGTGTTTTGCACCCGGGCTGTAATCAGGGCGTCGTTGTCGACGAAAAGAATGTTGTGCATGGGGCCGGTGTATTTGGGTTTTTGCGGCGTGACCGGCTTTGGCGCAGCAGCTGCGGCAGCAGCTTCTCTTGCGGCGGTCTGTTTTGCAAGAGCTTCTTTTGCCGCAGCTGCTGCCTGTTTTGCTGCAAGGGCGGCCTGTTGCGCTACAAGAAGGGCCTCTTTTGCCGCGGCCTCGTTCATCTCGGCCTCTTTTACCGCGTTTTGTTTTGCGTTGACAGGCGCTGCAACTGTTTTACTTGCGGTAACCGGGCGTGCCGTTGTTACTACGGCAGGTCTTTGAGGCGCGGGTTTGGGCGCAGGGGCCGCCACTGGTTTCGGGGCAGCAGGCTTTGGAGGCGCAGGCGCTGCAGGTCTTGGCGCAGCCATAGCAGGTTTTGGGGCCGCGGCTGCCGCAGGTCTTGGCGCAGGCGCGGGGGCCGCAGGCTCGACGTTTGCCGGCATCTTTTGCAGCGCCAGCACGTGCACCTCTCCCTCGCCATCAACGCGTATAAGAAAGCGCTTCGTGCATTTGATGCAGGCGATTTCCTCGCCTGCTGTCCACTTGGAAAGCGTTTCCTCGGGCACCCATAGGCGCACCTTGGTGCCGCATCTTGGGCAGTTAAGTATGACGGCTTCTTTTATGCTCATTGCCTCGTAGCAGTCTTGAGAATGCCGCTGGTATTGGTTTGTGCGTTTCTTTTCTGAATGTTTCGGGCCCCGACGTGAGCGATAGATGGAAAGACGGCGAGGTGCGGGCCCTTTTGTATAGAATTATTATTCAGACACGAGAATCACTGACAAATCGTCAACATATGATTTACAGTAGTACCAAATCAAGCACATAACTGTGCATTATCGCATAGATATTTAGTCTATCGCAGATTTTAAGGCTTTGTCAATCTCTATTAAACCGTTTCCCGGAGAGCGTCCTTGACACATTCGTTGGATTTGGTATTATTGACCTGAATGAAAGTTCTGGTCTTTATCCCCGCGAGATACGGCTCTACAAGGCTCGAGG from Deltaproteobacteria bacterium includes these protein-coding regions:
- the queD gene encoding 6-carboxytetrahydropterin synthase QueD; protein product: MYELTIETHFAAAHNLRGYEGACERLHGHNWRVEVMVTAEKLDSIDMAVDFKILKKKANEVVESLDHRYLNEIAPFDKINTTAENIARIIYERLALAINDGNVKVAKVRVWESEKAAAAYSE
- a CDS encoding ABC transporter permease; translated protein: MLKYILRRLAYAVPIIIGVNVITALLFFYINTPDDIARRMLGEKNVTPELVDNWKKERGYDLPLFLNTKESGLSVLTQTIFVQRSAPLLWLDFGRSDRNNVAIGEEIRTRMWPSLAIAVPTFILAILIELTLAMIIAFMRSTYIDRWGVVVCVAAMSISTLFYIIGGQYMFGKILKLVPISGYDSGMHALKFVLLPVIVGVVGAVGVSVRFYRTVFLEELGKDFVRTARAKGLSETAVLFKHTLKNAMIPVLTNVVVSLPFLFYGSLIMENFFAIPGLGSFMIDAINAQDFAIVRSMVYLGSLLYITGLILTDISYTLVDPRVRLE
- a CDS encoding ABC transporter ATP-binding protein, which translates into the protein MKPVIEVKNLKTHFDTPFGTARAVDGVSFDIAKGETFAIVGESGCGKSMTALSIIQLVPEPSGKIAEGEILLNGKEITRLTEAEKRDIRGASISMIFQEPMTSLNPVFTIGEQIAEAIRLHQGKNKDEARKIAIEMLGKVRMRNPDTLYNEYPHRLSGGMRQRVMIAMALSCRPDLLIADEPTTALDVTIQEEILKLIAELKKELGMAVLLITHNMALVKQNAARVAVMYAGKIVELAPVENVFKRPLHPYTVKLLNSMPAAVKRGKALDTIPGTVPASTDYGAGCRFAGRCDKEMAGCRAAEPLLLEVEAGHTAACHLFDKEFMASDKARPVGVTEKTEPPKPAAAATSKETILDIQGLKQHFPIKKGFLKRTKGHVKAVDGIDISVRKGSTLALVGESGCGKTTAGKSILRLIEPTGGKILFGNTDISALAKNELRNFRSKIQIIFQDPYSSLNPRMTAGDIIAEGIRSLKPGLSNDETERKIDSVLSLVGLTADAKGRYPHEFSGGQRQRIGIARVLAVDPEFIICDEATSALDVSVQAQILNLLKSIQRELGISFLFITHDLGVVEYIADEVAIMQDGRIVEHGTVEEIFSSPQNEYTKKLLAAVPRL
- a CDS encoding ABC transporter permease codes for the protein MPTILITDILIYALAAAVIYFAISARRGTGLAASVWGHVRKDRFAMIALAVLAAYALIALADSIRWRSRVENTDAAKGALHSAEALSILDRVFTGLRTNTEKTFSAPLAGKSFAKESMTLADGRTVRDYPALKHPGSHLLGTDKVGTDVLYMALKGVRTGVVIGTGATLLMVPFALLFGVLAGYFGGITDDLIQYVYTTLASIPSILLIVAFMLLFGTKGYQGGLVTEDEISLGVFVFNDRLFWLCVIMGITSWTDLCRLIRGETLKLRELEYVQAARAFSVSNAGIIARHLIPNVLHLVLITFVLQFSGLVLAEAVLSYIGIGVGPETGSWGNMINTARLELSREPVVWWNLLAAFAFMFALVLPANVFADSVRDSLDPKLRQGRGK
- a CDS encoding ABC transporter substrate-binding protein, encoding MRISSKIRLIIIIASFAALNSCTPNNPYRSEEKHENTLYSTFDEVPKHMDPARSYSENEYAIIAQIYEPPLEYHYLKRPYELIPLTLTKLPEPAYYDKAGKRLGSNATPEAVARAEYDLIIKKGLMYQDHPALAKNADSTPVYANIKASELRGINGPDDFKLKATRELTADDYIYAVMRLADPKIGSPIAPILSQYILGFDEFSASVGKEIKAIREERKKAAGATYNRTEDEKKNPIRIDYSKHEFKGLKKTGTHSFKIILKRKYPQFSYWLAMPFFAPMPKEADVFYNQPALADKNITLDRFPIGTGPYFMKTLNPRKEIVLEKNPHYSNGFYPTEGEAGDKEAGLLKDAGKPLPLVSKIVMKLEIEAIPRWNKFLQGYYDLSGITSDSFDAAVAFGGKGVVEPSDEMKKKGIALVTLVKPSSYFHIFNMNDKTVGGYSEEKKKLRRAISIALDQEEFIEIFTNGRGVAAMTPIPPKIFGYEEGSAGINPLTHEWDATLQRPKRKSLDEAKRLLKEAGYPDGRDKTGRPLTITFDNAWTGAESAQHINWYIKQFAKLGISLVNRTTDGNRFQEKMTNGDFQFAFWGWNADYPDPENFMFLLYGPNGKVKFKGENGANYSSAEFDRLFKIMENMDNSGERLEIIRRMNEIAREDAPWAFGYHPVSFTLKHGWAGNYKPNAMANNEMKYYGLDALERAKMRDAWNRPVVWPVIAVLLLLVISALPAIMAVKKKFGAQAKRN